In Mesorhizobium sp. M9A.F.Ca.ET.002.03.1.2, the DNA window ATACGGAAGGCGGCAGCTTGCTGTTCTCGAAGGCGATGGCGCAAACCATCGGCAGTGCGCTCGGCCTGCCCGACTATGGCGGCGACATCATTCGCGAACTTGGTGCCGACCGCTTGTTTCTTGACGGTCTCGTTTCCGTCTGGCACCCTTGAGGCGAGTGAAAAAAGCAAATAAAATCATCCTCATAATTTTGACGACAGTGTTTTCACGGGGAGCCTTCTCATGATCAAGTCCGAACTTGTGCAGATCATCGCCACACGCAACCCGCACCTTTTCCTGCGCGACGTTGAGAACATTGTCGGCGCGATTTTCGACGAAATCACCGACGCGCTTGCCGAAGGCAACCGAGTCGAGCTGCGCGGTTTCGGGGCTTTCTCGGTGAAAAACCGCCCCGCCCGCACCGGCCGCAATCCGCGCACCGGCGAATCCGTCGAGGTCGAGGAGAAATGGGTGCCGTTTTTCAAGACCGGCAAGGAATTGCGTGAAAGGCTGAACGGCGGCAAATAAGCGCCGCGCGGGCTCATGCGCCGTGCCGGCCTTTTCAGTAGGGCTGGCCTTCGGTAGAGCCCGCTTTCGACAGGAAATTCCATGTTCAATCGTTTCTTGCTCATCGTGGTCTTCGTGCCGCTGGCCGTTATCCTGATTGCGCTGGCCGTCGCCAACCGCGATCCGGTTGCCTTCACCCTGGACCCGTTCAACCCTGGCAATCCGGCGCTGACGATGACGCTGCCGCTTTTTATCTTCCTGTTCCTGGCACTCGCCATCGGCATGCTCGTCGGCAGCCTGGCGACATGGGTCAAGCAGGGCCGTTACCGCAAGCTGGCGCGCCAGCGCGGCGTCGAGGCCGAGAACCTGCGCCAGGCGGTCAGCCGCGCTCCGGTTGCGCCACAAGGCCCGGCGCTGCCGAAGCCGACGAACTGAACTGCCGGGTCGCCGGTTCTCTCTGCGGAGCTTCTCATGCTGACCATTTCGGCCGCCGAGGTCGATCATGCACTGACTTTTCCCGGACTGGTCGAGACGCTGCGCGCGGCTTTTCGCGATGGAGCGGTACAACCGGTCAGGCACCACCATACGGTCGAACGCCCCGACGGCGCGGCCTCGACCCTGCTCTTGATGCCGGCCTGGACCGACTTCAATGCGGCCGGCACATCGGCCGGCGGCCATATCGGCGTCAAGATCGTCACGGTGTCGCCCGACAACAACGCCGTAGACAAACCCGCGGTGATGGGACTTTACCTCCTGCTCGAC includes these proteins:
- a CDS encoding integration host factor subunit beta, translated to MIKSELVQIIATRNPHLFLRDVENIVGAIFDEITDALAEGNRVELRGFGAFSVKNRPARTGRNPRTGESVEVEEKWVPFFKTGKELRERLNGGK
- a CDS encoding DUF1049 domain-containing protein; amino-acid sequence: MFNRFLLIVVFVPLAVILIALAVANRDPVAFTLDPFNPGNPALTMTLPLFIFLFLALAIGMLVGSLATWVKQGRYRKLARQRGVEAENLRQAVSRAPVAPQGPALPKPTN